From the genome of Paraburkholderia aromaticivorans, one region includes:
- the tssJ gene encoding type VI secretion system lipoprotein TssJ has translation MRLFTHVIALALAFVFACALSACASGETKTDKAALKLDLSVVASAGVNPDDQKRAAPIVIRVYELKTDGAFTSADFFSLQDKDKTVLADDLVTRAQFQLRPGESKTIRTRADPATTVVGVLAAYRDLPNSVWRAVYPLPAAPRAVWYRASPELKLTIDLEPNAIRITETK, from the coding sequence ATGCGCCTGTTCACCCACGTTATTGCCCTCGCCCTCGCCTTTGTCTTTGCCTGTGCGCTGAGCGCGTGCGCCAGCGGCGAAACGAAAACCGATAAAGCAGCCCTCAAGCTCGACCTGTCGGTTGTCGCGTCCGCCGGTGTCAATCCAGACGACCAGAAGCGCGCGGCGCCGATCGTCATACGCGTCTATGAATTGAAAACCGATGGCGCATTCACTTCCGCCGACTTTTTTTCCTTGCAGGACAAGGACAAGACCGTCCTCGCCGACGACCTCGTCACGCGGGCGCAGTTCCAGTTGCGGCCCGGCGAGAGCAAAACCATCCGGACGAGAGCCGATCCTGCCACGACCGTCGTCGGGGTACTCGCGGCCTATCGGGATCTGCCCAACTCGGTATGGCGCGCGGTCTATCCGCTGCCGGCGGCGCCCAGGGCGGTGTGGTATCGCGCCTCGCCCGAACTGAAACTGACGATCGATCTTGAACCGAATGCAATCAGGATTACCGAGACTAAATAG
- a CDS encoding Hcp family type VI secretion system effector, which translates to MAQDIFLKINGIDGESPDASHKNEIEVRSFGWRVSQQANMHAGSGGGAGKATVDDLEFEHLVDRASPNLMKYCLTGKHVDQAVLVVRKAGGNPLEYLKFTMSDVIVTQVHPSGSNADEGIHEHVRLSFAKVKQEYVVQNAQGGSGGAVTAGYDIKGNKET; encoded by the coding sequence ATGGCACAGGACATTTTTCTCAAGATCAACGGTATCGATGGCGAATCACCGGATGCGTCGCACAAGAACGAGATCGAGGTGAGGAGCTTTGGCTGGCGAGTATCCCAGCAAGCGAACATGCACGCGGGCTCCGGTGGCGGCGCAGGCAAGGCCACGGTCGACGACCTCGAATTCGAGCATCTCGTGGATCGGGCAAGCCCGAACCTGATGAAGTACTGCCTGACCGGCAAACACGTCGACCAGGCGGTGCTGGTTGTCCGCAAAGCCGGCGGCAACCCGCTCGAATATCTGAAGTTCACGATGAGCGATGTGATCGTGACTCAGGTTCATCCGTCCGGCAGCAACGCCGACGAAGGTATTCACGAGCACGTTCGCCTCTCGTTCGCGAAGGTCAAACAGGAGTACGTGGTTCAGAACGCACAAGGCGGCAGCGGCGGCGCCGTGACAGCCGGTTACGACATCAAGGGCAATAAGGAAACCTGA
- a CDS encoding DUF3828 domain-containing protein, whose protein sequence is MAAIAWAVLGLHPALAQSADSAKRFLQSVYGTYTFNGDPPGIEASGSHAIASPSLLQLIGKNQRALKGEAGYLDMDPVCRCQDFDVKTTRIDITVAKRRNATAVVSFTNFKAPQKVELKLVWVRGRWLIDDIKGGDDRRSLREALQAEMADVTRH, encoded by the coding sequence TTGGCGGCGATTGCCTGGGCTGTGCTGGGCCTGCATCCGGCCCTTGCACAAAGCGCCGATTCGGCGAAGCGGTTTCTGCAAAGCGTCTACGGCACCTATACGTTCAACGGCGATCCTCCCGGCATCGAAGCGTCGGGTTCTCACGCCATTGCCTCACCTTCGCTTCTGCAGTTGATCGGGAAGAACCAACGGGCGTTAAAGGGAGAGGCCGGCTATCTGGACATGGACCCGGTTTGCCGTTGCCAGGACTTCGATGTGAAGACGACCCGCATCGATATTACGGTGGCAAAACGCCGCAACGCGACAGCCGTCGTTTCATTCACGAACTTCAAGGCGCCGCAAAAGGTGGAGCTCAAGCTGGTTTGGGTCCGTGGCAGATGGCTGATCGACGACATCAAAGGCGGCGACGATCGGCGCAGCCTTCGTGAGGCGCTGCAGGCGGAAATGGCGGATGTAACCAGGCACTAG
- the tssC gene encoding type VI secretion system contractile sheath large subunit, whose amino-acid sequence MARQQTHAATAEIATQSDFTQLLNQEFRPKTDQARVAVEHAVQTLAEQALLQSATISDDAYKSIEAIIAQIDHKLSEQINLILHHDEFQKLESAWRGMHHLVANTETDDRLKIRFMDVSKDELRRTMKRYKGIAWDQSPLFKQIYEEEYGQLGGEPYGCLVADYYFDHTPPDIDLLSSIAKVAAAAHTPFISGASPAVLQMESWQELANPRDLTKIFTQNLEYAPWNSLRNSEDARYVGLAMPRFLARLPYGARTNPVDEFDFEEDTNGSDHRRYAWANAAYAMGVNINRSFKLYGWCSLIRGVESGGTVENLPCHSFPTDDGGVDMKCPTEIAISDRREAELSKNGFIPLIHRKNTDHATFIGAQSLQKPAEYYDADATANANLSARLPYLFACSRFAHYLKCIVRDKVGAFKEREEMQRWLNEWVMHYVDADPANSSQETKARRPLAAAEVVVEDVEGNPGYYQAKFFLRPHFQLEGLTVSLRLVAKLPSIKEAA is encoded by the coding sequence ATGGCAAGACAGCAAACGCACGCGGCCACCGCGGAAATCGCTACGCAATCCGACTTTACCCAGTTACTCAACCAGGAATTCAGGCCGAAAACCGACCAGGCCCGCGTGGCCGTCGAACACGCCGTGCAAACGCTCGCCGAGCAGGCATTGCTGCAATCGGCCACGATCAGCGACGACGCCTACAAGAGCATCGAGGCGATCATCGCCCAGATCGATCACAAGCTTTCCGAGCAGATCAACCTCATTCTGCACCATGACGAGTTCCAGAAACTGGAGTCCGCCTGGCGCGGCATGCACCATCTGGTCGCGAACACGGAAACCGACGACCGTCTGAAAATCCGCTTCATGGATGTGTCGAAAGACGAGTTGCGGCGCACCATGAAACGCTATAAAGGCATCGCCTGGGATCAGAGCCCGCTGTTCAAGCAGATCTATGAAGAAGAGTACGGCCAGCTTGGCGGCGAGCCTTACGGGTGCCTCGTGGCCGACTACTATTTCGACCACACGCCGCCCGACATCGATCTGCTCAGCTCAATCGCCAAGGTGGCCGCGGCGGCGCACACGCCGTTCATTTCCGGCGCGTCACCCGCGGTCCTGCAGATGGAGTCATGGCAGGAACTCGCCAACCCGCGCGACCTGACCAAAATCTTCACGCAAAACCTCGAGTACGCACCGTGGAACTCGTTGCGCAATAGCGAAGACGCACGCTATGTCGGTCTTGCGATGCCCCGCTTCTTAGCCCGGCTGCCCTATGGCGCGAGGACCAATCCCGTCGACGAGTTCGATTTCGAAGAGGACACGAACGGCTCCGATCACCGTCGCTACGCGTGGGCCAACGCGGCCTATGCGATGGGCGTGAATATCAACCGTTCGTTCAAGCTGTATGGCTGGTGTTCGCTGATCCGCGGCGTGGAATCGGGCGGGACGGTCGAGAATCTGCCGTGTCATTCATTCCCCACCGACGACGGCGGCGTCGACATGAAATGCCCGACCGAGATCGCGATCTCGGACCGGCGCGAAGCGGAGTTGTCGAAGAACGGTTTCATCCCCTTGATCCACCGCAAGAACACCGATCATGCGACTTTCATCGGCGCGCAGTCCTTGCAGAAGCCGGCCGAATACTACGACGCGGACGCCACCGCGAACGCGAATCTATCCGCGCGCCTGCCCTATCTGTTTGCGTGTTCGCGCTTCGCGCATTACCTCAAGTGCATCGTGCGCGACAAGGTCGGCGCGTTCAAGGAACGCGAGGAAATGCAGCGTTGGCTGAACGAGTGGGTCATGCATTACGTCGACGCGGACCCGGCCAACTCATCGCAGGAAACCAAAGCGCGGCGCCCGCTCGCCGCGGCGGAGGTGGTGGTGGAGGACGTGGAAGGCAACCCCGGCTACTACCAGGCGAAGTTCTTCCTGCGTCCGCACTTCCAGCTCGAAGGGCTGACGGTGTCTTTGCGCCTCGTCGCGAAACTGCCGTCCATCAAGGAAGCGGCGTGA
- the tssB gene encoding type VI secretion system contractile sheath small subunit: MSVPSSSQKFIALNRAPRVQIEYDVEVYGSEKKVELPFVMGVLSDLSGQPREPLPPVAARGFLNIDIDNFDERMKAIEPRVAFTVPNTLSGEGQLMVDMTFESMEDFSPAAVARKVDSLRQLLEARTQLANLQTYMDGKSGAESLVNRLLQDPALLKSLAATPKPRAANATGDAMESSDATI, encoded by the coding sequence ATGTCCGTTCCCAGCAGTTCGCAGAAATTCATCGCGCTCAATCGGGCGCCACGTGTGCAGATCGAGTACGACGTCGAAGTCTACGGATCCGAGAAGAAGGTCGAACTGCCGTTCGTCATGGGCGTGCTGTCGGACCTCTCCGGCCAGCCCCGCGAGCCGCTGCCGCCGGTAGCCGCGCGCGGCTTCCTCAATATCGATATCGACAATTTCGATGAACGGATGAAGGCAATCGAGCCGCGCGTCGCCTTCACGGTGCCCAATACCCTTTCTGGCGAAGGACAGCTGATGGTCGATATGACCTTCGAGAGCATGGAAGACTTCTCGCCTGCGGCCGTCGCCCGCAAGGTTGATTCGTTGCGGCAACTGCTCGAAGCCCGTACGCAGCTCGCGAACCTGCAAACGTATATGGACGGCAAGTCCGGCGCGGAATCGCTCGTCAACCGGTTGCTGCAGGACCCGGCGCTGCTGAAATCGCTTGCGGCCACACCGAAACCCCGGGCTGCGAACGCAACCGGCGACGCAATGGAATCTTCGGACGCGACCATCTGA
- the tssH gene encoding type VI secretion system ATPase TssH, with protein sequence MTISRQALFGKLGTTLYRSIESAAAFCKLRGNPYIELVHWLHQLLQQPDSDLHRIARHWGIDRDTLDRHMARALAALPAGASSISDFSHHVESAIERAWVLATLSFNDRRIRGAWLIAALAQTPPLRRVLLSVSPAFGKLPAEGLNESLLACIDGSPEAVEAPYDDSDFLPSVPGAPSHAFPAPSKASPLEQFCTDLTACAHRGEIDPVIGRELEIRTMVDVLLRRRQNNPLLTGEAGVGKTAIVEGLACAIATGDVPPRLIGVRLLNLDVGALLAGASMKGEFESRLRSVLEGVSKSAGPVILFVDEIHTLIGAGGQAGTGDAANLLKPALARGSIRMIGATTWAEYKRHIEKDAALTRRFQVLQVPEPEEMAAIHMVRGLARTFSRHHEVVVRDQAIRAAVTLSHRYIPSRQLPDKAISLLDTACARVALSQHAPPRELQHARQRVQAARVECELLTAESRVGLDAGRALAAARARIDELVAAEARIDARWKAQREAAQALFAAREALGVDHGAPQSDTGNEAPASLQPLKDLERALTQLQGDAPLVFPEVSEAIVAQVVSDWTGIPVGRMVTDEVAAVRSLPATLAARVIGQPDALRQIGERVQTARAGLTDPNKPLGVFLLAGPSGVGKTETALALAEALYGGEQNLITVNMSEYQEAHTVSGLRGAPPGYVGYGEGGVLTEAVRRRPYSVVLLDEIEKAHRDVHEMFFQVFDKGYMEDGDGRYIDFRNTTILLTSNAGAQLTASLYADASLAPDADTLREALTPALLAAFPAAFLGRVTVVPYRSLAHESLAHVVRLHLERVVARMADVHGIALVYGRQVVDYIVGRCLVQETGARVLIGFIEQHVLPRLSALWLDAFSSKRPITRIEIDVVDASAPPVAALALRCTYAHAPADASAAESHTVSVEQLD encoded by the coding sequence ATGACGATCTCGCGTCAGGCACTTTTCGGCAAGCTTGGCACCACGCTGTACAGAAGCATCGAGTCGGCCGCCGCCTTCTGCAAGTTGCGCGGCAACCCGTATATCGAACTCGTGCATTGGCTGCATCAGCTGCTGCAACAACCCGATTCGGACCTGCACCGGATCGCGCGGCACTGGGGTATCGATCGTGACACGCTCGATCGCCATATGGCGCGCGCGCTGGCCGCCCTGCCCGCGGGCGCCAGTTCGATCAGCGATTTTTCCCATCATGTCGAATCGGCGATCGAGCGGGCCTGGGTGTTGGCCACCCTCAGCTTCAACGACCGGCGCATTCGCGGTGCGTGGCTCATCGCCGCACTCGCGCAGACGCCGCCATTGCGGCGCGTGCTGCTTTCCGTCTCACCGGCGTTCGGCAAGCTGCCGGCCGAAGGTCTGAACGAATCTCTGCTGGCATGCATAGACGGGTCGCCCGAAGCTGTTGAAGCACCCTACGACGACAGCGACTTCCTGCCCTCGGTGCCAGGCGCGCCTTCTCATGCCTTTCCCGCGCCATCCAAAGCTTCGCCACTCGAACAGTTCTGCACGGATCTGACCGCGTGTGCGCACCGTGGCGAAATTGATCCGGTTATCGGGCGTGAACTGGAGATTCGCACCATGGTCGACGTGCTGCTGCGCCGGCGGCAAAACAATCCGTTGCTGACCGGCGAGGCGGGCGTGGGCAAGACAGCCATCGTCGAGGGGCTCGCGTGCGCCATCGCCACCGGCGACGTGCCGCCCAGGCTGATCGGCGTGCGCCTGCTGAATCTCGATGTGGGCGCGCTGCTCGCCGGCGCAAGCATGAAGGGCGAATTCGAGTCGCGTCTGAGAAGCGTGCTGGAGGGCGTGTCGAAGTCGGCCGGCCCAGTGATCCTGTTCGTCGATGAAATTCACACGCTGATCGGTGCGGGCGGCCAGGCCGGCACCGGCGACGCAGCCAATCTGCTTAAACCCGCACTCGCGCGCGGCTCGATTCGCATGATCGGCGCGACAACCTGGGCGGAATACAAACGCCACATCGAAAAAGATGCCGCGCTTACCCGGCGTTTCCAGGTCCTGCAGGTGCCGGAACCGGAAGAAATGGCGGCTATCCACATGGTGCGCGGTCTCGCCAGAACGTTCTCGCGGCATCACGAGGTCGTCGTGCGCGACCAGGCGATTCGCGCGGCGGTCACGCTGTCGCATCGATACATTCCTTCACGTCAACTGCCGGACAAAGCCATCAGTCTTCTCGACACCGCGTGCGCGCGTGTCGCACTGTCCCAGCATGCGCCTCCGCGAGAACTGCAGCACGCGCGTCAACGCGTGCAGGCGGCTCGCGTCGAATGCGAGTTGCTCACCGCGGAATCGCGCGTCGGGCTCGATGCCGGCCGCGCGCTGGCGGCGGCCCGGGCGCGCATCGATGAACTCGTCGCCGCCGAGGCGCGCATCGACGCGCGCTGGAAAGCGCAACGCGAGGCGGCGCAAGCCTTGTTCGCCGCCCGTGAGGCACTCGGCGTGGATCACGGCGCGCCGCAATCGGACACGGGCAACGAGGCGCCCGCATCGCTTCAGCCGCTCAAGGATCTGGAGCGCGCCCTCACGCAGTTGCAAGGCGACGCGCCACTGGTGTTTCCGGAGGTGAGCGAAGCAATCGTCGCCCAGGTCGTGTCGGATTGGACGGGCATCCCCGTCGGCCGCATGGTCACCGACGAAGTGGCCGCCGTGCGGTCGCTGCCGGCCACGCTCGCGGCGCGCGTGATCGGCCAGCCCGATGCCTTGCGCCAGATCGGCGAGCGGGTGCAGACCGCGCGCGCCGGGCTCACGGATCCGAACAAGCCGCTCGGCGTATTCCTGCTCGCGGGGCCGTCCGGTGTCGGCAAGACCGAGACGGCGCTCGCACTCGCCGAGGCGCTCTACGGCGGCGAGCAGAACCTGATCACCGTCAATATGAGCGAGTACCAGGAGGCGCATACCGTTTCCGGACTGAGAGGCGCCCCGCCCGGCTATGTCGGTTATGGCGAGGGCGGCGTGCTCACCGAGGCGGTGCGGCGCCGCCCCTATTCGGTCGTGCTGCTCGACGAAATCGAGAAGGCCCACCGCGACGTGCATGAGATGTTCTTCCAGGTCTTCGACAAGGGCTATATGGAAGATGGCGACGGCCGCTACATCGATTTCCGCAACACGACGATTCTGCTCACGAGCAACGCCGGCGCGCAACTGACTGCAAGCCTGTACGCCGATGCGTCGCTCGCGCCCGATGCCGACACCTTGCGTGAAGCCCTCACGCCCGCGCTGCTCGCGGCGTTTCCCGCGGCATTTCTCGGCCGCGTCACCGTGGTGCCGTACCGGTCGCTCGCGCACGAGTCGCTTGCGCACGTCGTGCGGCTGCATCTGGAGCGCGTTGTCGCGCGCATGGCCGACGTTCACGGCATTGCACTTGTCTACGGGCGGCAAGTGGTCGACTACATCGTCGGCAGGTGTCTGGTCCAGGAAACCGGGGCTCGCGTGCTGATCGGATTCATCGAACAACACGTGCTGCCACGTCTTTCCGCGCTATGGCTCGACGCATTTTCGTCGAAACGGCCCATCACGCGCATTGAAATCGATGTCGTGGACGCGAGCGCGCCCCCCGTCGCGGCGCTCGCTTTGCGGTGCACGTACGCGCACGCCCCGGCAGACGCATCCGCCGCCGAGTCACACACCGTATCCGTCGAGCAGCTTGACTGA
- a CDS encoding TagK domain-containing protein, which yields MWVGRLIRRDVNASTRIQPDPTQPEWQRPGDTRLAHPPNDEQSRACEADPEYSLDDNPRGSHAVFGLIGTTLSSEDRVSRWERGDESNGAADLIEALHAQYCRALSDPHASLAGSWEAQPAFSEGVHPASHHDAPAAVQAPHIGSIEALLSGARFMEDVFGPLAADPDADFAASEPVPEVLGLFAPQDYLAAAARRACVLPPTLARREHHALGIDSPLPASPSATHEQAR from the coding sequence ATGTGGGTAGGCAGACTAATCAGGCGTGACGTCAACGCGTCCACGCGCATTCAACCGGACCCAACGCAACCGGAATGGCAGCGGCCGGGAGACACGCGCCTTGCCCACCCGCCCAATGACGAACAATCGCGCGCGTGCGAAGCCGATCCCGAATACAGCCTTGACGACAACCCACGAGGAAGCCATGCGGTCTTCGGTCTGATCGGCACAACGCTGTCCTCCGAAGACAGGGTGTCGCGCTGGGAACGAGGCGATGAAAGCAATGGCGCCGCCGATCTGATCGAGGCGCTGCACGCGCAGTATTGCCGCGCACTTTCTGATCCCCATGCTTCGCTTGCGGGAAGTTGGGAAGCGCAGCCCGCGTTCTCAGAGGGCGTGCATCCGGCTTCGCATCACGACGCACCGGCGGCTGTCCAGGCGCCGCACATCGGCTCGATCGAGGCGCTGCTGTCCGGTGCGCGTTTCATGGAAGACGTCTTTGGCCCGCTCGCGGCGGACCCGGATGCTGACTTCGCCGCGTCGGAGCCGGTGCCGGAGGTTCTGGGTCTGTTCGCGCCGCAGGACTACCTCGCCGCGGCGGCACGGCGCGCGTGCGTATTGCCGCCCACACTGGCGCGGCGCGAACACCATGCGTTAGGAATTGACAGCCCGTTGCCGGCCTCGCCTTCAGCGACACACGAACAGGCTCGATGA
- a CDS encoding SDR family NAD(P)-dependent oxidoreductase → MQKRVVLVTGAARGLGAAIAARFHAAGYAVAVGDIAFDAAQALARDLSADGSSAFALNLDVTAKAAFSAARDALLQRWGRVDALVNNAGASKVVPVMDITAEQFDQVVNVNLRSVLFGCQVFGQHFADTGAGRIVNIASLAGQNGGSATGAHYAAAKGGVITLTKVFARDLGAAGVTVNAISPGPLDLPVVHESVAPDKLKAVIDVIAAGRLGSAAYVADVAVMLAAENAYFANGACWDLNGGLFMR, encoded by the coding sequence ATGCAGAAAAGAGTCGTTCTTGTCACCGGCGCCGCGCGCGGGCTGGGCGCCGCGATTGCCGCGCGCTTTCATGCGGCGGGTTACGCGGTCGCCGTCGGCGATATCGCGTTCGATGCGGCGCAAGCCCTTGCACGCGATCTGAGCGCCGACGGTTCCAGCGCATTCGCACTGAATCTCGACGTCACCGCGAAAGCCGCTTTTAGCGCGGCGCGAGACGCGCTCCTTCAGCGCTGGGGACGAGTCGATGCGTTGGTCAATAACGCGGGCGCTTCCAAAGTCGTCCCCGTAATGGACATTACCGCCGAGCAGTTCGATCAGGTGGTCAACGTCAACCTGCGCAGCGTGCTGTTCGGTTGCCAGGTGTTCGGCCAGCATTTCGCCGACACGGGCGCGGGCCGTATCGTGAATATCGCGTCGCTCGCGGGACAGAACGGCGGCTCGGCAACCGGCGCGCACTATGCGGCTGCGAAAGGCGGGGTGATCACGCTCACCAAGGTCTTCGCGCGCGATCTCGGCGCAGCGGGTGTCACCGTCAACGCCATTTCGCCCGGACCGCTGGATCTGCCGGTCGTGCATGAAAGCGTCGCGCCCGACAAACTGAAGGCGGTGATCGACGTCATTGCAGCGGGACGTCTGGGCTCGGCCGCTTACGTCGCCGATGTCGCCGTGATGCTGGCGGCCGAAAATGCTTACTTTGCAAACGGCGCATGCTGGGATCTGAACGGCGGGCTGTTCATGCGCTGA
- a CDS encoding amidase: MNEFIQRLSLGGAGPSIAIKDTIDIAGYPTTAASRALADAPPARRHAEVVERLLAAGWRIAGKANMHELAFGMTGINDYTGTPRNPQDATRIPGGSSSGSAAAVGLKLADAALGTDTGGSIRGPAACCGVIGLKPTFGRVSRVGVAPRESTLDCVGPFARDMRMLTAAMLAIAPDFDANAAHAWQGACRVGIVQADAAADIREAVTLAADTAGCSTHTLPLAGLAAAFDAGLAVINAETWRAFGHLVASGKIGADLDARLRAAANTTAAQLEAAEQVRRQFTAAVDHALDNADVLILPTLPALPITLDEARGGMSVIAMSSLIRPFNLSGHPALSLPLPVQGSPLKAGLQIVGRKGQDEQVCAIAARFEAALAA, from the coding sequence ATGAACGAGTTTATCCAGCGCCTGTCGTTAGGCGGCGCCGGGCCGAGCATCGCGATCAAGGACACGATCGATATCGCCGGCTACCCCACCACCGCCGCGAGCCGCGCACTGGCCGATGCGCCGCCCGCCCGACGCCACGCTGAAGTCGTCGAACGATTGCTCGCGGCCGGCTGGCGCATTGCCGGCAAGGCGAACATGCATGAACTGGCGTTCGGCATGACCGGCATCAACGACTACACCGGCACGCCGCGCAATCCGCAAGACGCCACGCGCATTCCGGGCGGATCGTCGAGCGGGTCGGCGGCCGCGGTCGGATTGAAGCTTGCCGACGCCGCGCTCGGCACCGACACCGGCGGCTCGATTCGCGGGCCCGCCGCATGCTGCGGCGTGATCGGCCTGAAACCCACCTTCGGGCGCGTGTCGCGAGTCGGCGTGGCGCCGCGGGAATCCACGCTCGATTGCGTCGGGCCGTTTGCGCGCGACATGCGCATGCTCACAGCCGCGATGCTCGCCATCGCCCCGGACTTCGACGCGAACGCCGCGCACGCGTGGCAAGGCGCGTGCAGAGTCGGCATTGTGCAAGCCGACGCAGCGGCCGATATCCGCGAAGCCGTCACGCTCGCGGCCGACACGGCCGGCTGCAGCACGCACACGCTGCCGCTCGCCGGTCTTGCAGCCGCTTTCGACGCGGGCCTTGCCGTCATCAATGCCGAGACCTGGCGCGCGTTCGGCCATCTGGTGGCAAGCGGGAAAATCGGCGCGGATCTCGACGCGCGCCTGCGCGCGGCGGCCAACACCACCGCCGCGCAGCTCGAAGCAGCGGAACAGGTGCGCCGCCAATTCACGGCGGCAGTCGACCACGCGCTCGACAACGCCGACGTGCTGATTCTGCCCACGCTGCCCGCCCTGCCCATCACACTCGACGAAGCACGCGGCGGTATGTCCGTGATCGCGATGTCGTCGCTGATCCGGCCGTTCAATCTGAGCGGCCATCCCGCGTTGAGTTTGCCGCTGCCTGTTCAGGGCTCGCCGCTCAAGGCGGGATTGCAGATCGTCGGGCGCAAGGGGCAGGATGAGCAGGTCTGCGCGATCGCAGCCCGTTTCGAAGCCGCGCTCGCCGCTTGA
- a CDS encoding nuclear transport factor 2 family protein — MTATAETLATLTERLTALEAEAAVRRTMARYMSLCDVPSGALEGETLAALFTADAIWEGIGPQYASKFGRLTGHAAILAMLTRYLPPSPHFSVNVHFLTSETIDVRGASAKGRWIMLQASGYVDARAELISARLEVDFAPAANGRDWLIAHFRTERLFDAPWQVNARKPNP; from the coding sequence ATGACCGCCACCGCTGAAACGCTCGCCACGTTGACTGAACGGCTTACCGCGCTCGAAGCCGAAGCCGCGGTCCGCCGCACGATGGCGCGTTATATGTCGCTATGCGACGTGCCGTCCGGCGCGCTCGAAGGCGAGACGCTCGCGGCCCTCTTCACCGCCGACGCCATCTGGGAAGGCATCGGCCCACAGTATGCGAGCAAGTTCGGCCGTCTGACGGGCCACGCCGCGATCCTCGCGATGCTCACGCGCTACCTGCCGCCGTCGCCGCATTTTTCGGTGAACGTGCACTTCCTCACCTCGGAAACCATCGACGTGCGGGGCGCGAGCGCAAAAGGCCGCTGGATCATGCTGCAGGCCTCAGGCTATGTCGATGCGCGAGCCGAGCTGATTTCGGCACGCCTCGAAGTCGATTTCGCGCCGGCCGCCAACGGCCGCGACTGGCTCATCGCGCACTTTCGCACCGAGCGCCTGTTCGACGCGCCGTGGCAAGTCAATGCAAGGAAACCGAATCCATGA
- a CDS encoding MFS transporter: MPNDTFSPTAGSPAASAPPATSRTLRRIIVASVLGNALEWYDFFLYGTAAALIFGPLFFPLHGDPLLGTLAAFAGFAIGFLARPLGGIVFGHIGDRHGRKRALVVTLMMMGVATFGIGLLPTFSQIGFLAPTALVCLRVVQGIASGGEWGGGVLLISESAPANRRGYYAAFSQLGVAGGFVLSAAAFYLVQRLPLESFMSWGWRVPFLASVLIFGVGVYIRRRLPESRDFRAAKPKHLPVLTVLRNHPKQVLQAMGLRVAENGGTYIFLSFVLVYGKTIGVPVSVMLGGVMIAMLLELATIVLWGRLSDVIGRRPVYMIGALGLVVIAFPAFWLIDTHQPMLVFLSLALGLPFCHAAMIGTQPALMGELFPTEVRYSGMALGHEIASVFSGGLAPLVATALYAKVRAPWPVALMLIGFGLITALTLLTIPRNTGATHD; this comes from the coding sequence ATGCCAAACGACACCTTTTCTCCCACGGCCGGCTCGCCCGCGGCATCCGCGCCGCCTGCCACCTCGCGAACCTTGCGGCGGATCATCGTCGCCTCCGTCCTCGGCAATGCGCTCGAGTGGTACGACTTTTTTCTGTACGGCACCGCCGCCGCACTGATCTTCGGACCGCTGTTCTTCCCGCTGCACGGCGACCCGCTACTCGGCACCCTCGCCGCTTTCGCCGGCTTCGCGATCGGTTTTCTGGCACGCCCGCTGGGCGGCATCGTGTTCGGCCATATCGGCGATCGCCATGGCCGCAAACGCGCGCTCGTCGTCACGCTGATGATGATGGGCGTGGCGACCTTCGGCATCGGCCTGCTGCCGACGTTCTCGCAAATCGGCTTTCTCGCGCCCACCGCGCTCGTGTGTCTGCGCGTCGTGCAAGGTATCGCGTCGGGCGGCGAATGGGGCGGCGGCGTCCTGCTGATCAGCGAGAGCGCCCCGGCCAATCGGCGCGGCTACTATGCGGCGTTCAGCCAGTTGGGCGTGGCGGGCGGCTTCGTGTTGTCCGCGGCCGCGTTCTATCTGGTGCAGCGCCTGCCGCTCGAGAGCTTCATGTCGTGGGGCTGGCGCGTGCCGTTTCTTGCGAGCGTGCTGATTTTCGGTGTCGGCGTATACATTCGCCGGCGCTTGCCGGAAAGCCGCGACTTCAGGGCCGCCAAACCGAAGCACCTGCCCGTGCTGACGGTGCTGCGCAATCATCCGAAACAGGTGCTGCAGGCGATGGGGCTGCGTGTCGCTGAAAACGGCGGGACCTATATCTTTCTTTCGTTCGTGCTGGTGTACGGCAAGACGATCGGCGTGCCCGTTTCGGTGATGCTCGGCGGCGTGATGATCGCCATGCTGCTCGAACTCGCCACGATCGTGTTGTGGGGGCGACTGTCGGACGTGATCGGGCGGCGGCCGGTGTATATGATCGGCGCGCTCGGGCTGGTGGTGATCGCGTTTCCGGCGTTCTGGCTGATCGACACGCACCAGCCGATGCTCGTGTTCCTGTCGCTCGCGCTGGGCTTGCCGTTCTGCCACGCCGCGATGATCGGCACGCAACCGGCGCTGATGGGCGAACTGTTCCCCACCGAAGTACGTTACTCGGGCATGGCGCTCGGCCACGAGATCGCTTCGGTATTTTCCGGCGGACTCGCGCCGCTCGTCGCCACCGCGCTCTATGCGAAAGTGCGCGCGCCGTGGCCCGTCGCGCTGATGCTGATCGGCTTCGGCCTGATTACCGCGCTCACGCTTCTGACGATTCCTCGCAACACCGGCGCCACGCACGATTGA